A genome region from Patescibacteria group bacterium includes the following:
- the rpsB gene encoding 30S ribosomal protein S2 produces the protein MENENLIVKMLEAGLHFGHQKSKRHPKMEPYIFTVRNGISIIDLQKTQEKLGEVLHFVQEIVSRGGQILFLGSKKQAQEIIRETALKTQMPYVVKRWLGGTFTNFDVIHQKVERLKKLEEGEKGGEWEKYTKKERLALAREKEKLTEMVGGLATLKGFPQAIFIIDVVREKNAVLEARRKKVPIIALVDTNGNPELIDYPIPGNDDAIRGIEVICAKVGEAIIEVQKNLKTIKPS, from the coding sequence ATGGAGAATGAAAATTTAATTGTTAAAATGCTGGAAGCGGGATTGCATTTTGGCCATCAAAAGTCTAAAAGGCATCCTAAAATGGAGCCTTATATTTTTACCGTGCGGAATGGGATTTCTATTATTGATTTGCAGAAGACGCAAGAAAAGTTGGGAGAGGTTTTACATTTTGTTCAGGAAATAGTCTCTCGCGGGGGTCAAATTTTATTTTTAGGCAGTAAAAAACAAGCCCAAGAGATTATCCGGGAAACAGCCCTTAAAACGCAGATGCCGTATGTGGTAAAAAGATGGTTGGGAGGCACTTTTACCAATTTTGATGTTATCCATCAAAAGGTAGAGAGGCTCAAAAAGCTGGAAGAAGGAGAAAAAGGAGGGGAATGGGAAAAATATACAAAAAAAGAACGTTTAGCCCTTGCCCGAGAAAAAGAGAAACTCACGGAAATGGTGGGGGGGCTCGCGACCCTGAAAGGGTTTCCTCAAGCGATTTTCATTATTGATGTGGTGAGGGAAAAGAACGCGGTGCTTGAAGCGCGGAGAAAGAAAGTGCCTATTATCGCCTTAGTAGATACTAACGGCAACCCCGAACTTATTGATTATCCCATTCCTGGCAATGATGACGCTATTCGGGGAATTGAAGTTATCTGTGCAAAGGTAGGCGAGGCTATTATCGAGGTTCAAAAAAATTTAAAAACCATAAAACCTTCTTAA
- the rpmE gene encoding 50S ribosomal protein L31: MKEKIHPQYGKSIVTCSCGNTFETGSVIPEIHVEICSACHPFYTGKKKLVDEAGRVERFEKIMAKTKNIKKMKKTKKVKRGKKSKK; the protein is encoded by the coding sequence ATGAAAGAAAAAATTCACCCTCAATACGGCAAATCAATTGTGACTTGTTCCTGCGGCAACACTTTTGAAACCGGCTCCGTGATTCCAGAAATTCACGTGGAGATCTGTTCGGCGTGCCATCCATTTTACACAGGGAAAAAGAAACTCGTGGACGAAGCGGGAAGAGTGGAACGTTTTGAAAAAATCATGGCTAAAACGAAAAATATCAAAAAAATGAAAAAAACAAAAAAGGTAAAAAGGGGCAAAAAAAGTAAAAAATAA